The DNA region ATCGATTGTTTTCCTTGATCAGTTCTTTTGTCGTCATTGTTTATCCCTCATTTTCTTGTTCTATAATGTTATTCACGGCCGAAGATAATTGCTTCCAACGCTCTTCAAATTCTAGTAAATAGTCCTCACCAGCTTGAGTTAAGAAATAGTATTTTCTTTTGGGGCCTTCTGATGATGGACGCATTTCCCCGTTGATAAGTTGCTGCTTTTGTAGTTTGAGTAAAATAGGATAGATGCTGCCTTCACTGACCATCGTTAGACCATAATCGGACAATAAAGTAAGCATTTCATAGCCATAAACGGTTTTCTTTTGAATGATCTTCAGTATGCAACCTTCTAGTAATCCTTTGAGCATTTGACTAGTGTCCAAATGATTTCCTCCTTTTACAGGTATCTTGTAATACAATATACCAAAAACCCCACTATGTTGTAAAGCAATATAGTGGGGTTTTATTTTTGATTATCGCTTGAAGTAAAGAGAATGGTGTTTTTATCATGGTATGGATAGGTTCTTTTAGTAGTAACCGGAGTAAGACTTAAATACAAAATTCTTTATAATAAAAGTGATCTTAACAAATATTCAAAAAAAACTTCTTGACCCGTTTTTTTTTGAAAAATATTACAGGGGTTATCTTTTGACGAATATATTTCTTAGGAGTACCATAAAATTGTAAATAAAATAACAAATGAGGAAGTGGAACGTAATGAATGAAACAAGAAGAAATGGTATTGATTGGGGATCATTGGTTTTGGGTATCCTCTTTGTTTTGACTGCGTTGATATCTTTTCAAGATCCAGCAGGAAATTTGATTGCAATCGTAATGGTTTTTGCATTTTTTGCGATCATCAAAGGGATTTTCGAGATTTTTGTTCGTAACAGATTAAAAGAATTGACCGGATATAAAGCGTACGGACCAATCATTTTAGGTGTGATCGATATTATAATCGGTATTTACTTATTCTTCAATTTGAATATTGGGATAGCAGTGTTACCATTCGTTTTTGCGATTTGGTTTATTGCCGATTCAGTTTTTGGTTTGTTTGCATTAGATTTGGCAAAATCTGTGAGCACAGGTTATTTCTGGTTTACGCTAATCATTAATGTATTAGGGATCATTTTAGGATTTATGCTATTGATGGATCCGTTGACCTCTGCACTTACATTGAGCTTTTTAGTCGGTTTTTATTTTATGCTTTATGGAATCACTCATATTGTCTATGCATTTAGATAGTAGAAGCTGAGACAAAAGTCGTTTAGGTTCGAGTAATTAAAGTGA from Enterococcus sp. 9D6_DIV0238 includes:
- a CDS encoding PadR family transcriptional regulator, with the translated sequence MDTSQMLKGLLEGCILKIIQKKTVYGYEMLTLLSDYGLTMVSEGSIYPILLKLQKQQLINGEMRPSSEGPKRKYYFLTQAGEDYLLEFEERWKQLSSAVNNIIEQENEG
- a CDS encoding HdeD family acid-resistance protein, coding for MNETRRNGIDWGSLVLGILFVLTALISFQDPAGNLIAIVMVFAFFAIIKGIFEIFVRNRLKELTGYKAYGPIILGVIDIIIGIYLFFNLNIGIAVLPFVFAIWFIADSVFGLFALDLAKSVSTGYFWFTLIINVLGIILGFMLLMDPLTSALTLSFLVGFYFMLYGITHIVYAFR